A single Vanacampus margaritifer isolate UIUO_Vmar chromosome 7, RoL_Vmar_1.0, whole genome shotgun sequence DNA region contains:
- the rbm34 gene encoding RNA-binding protein 34 isoform X2, whose protein sequence is MKKKVAQSVEASSDYQVGVVSGSLSQKNRAAAGSLSALFCTAAPPPSVLFKAAPQLPQLSEQPEVPEVKGEAGETPKGKKRPKMEAEQKKLHNREAGLQNADEDERAPANRKKRGAGEAGLEKGAEHWVLKRQRRRQEKQEEQSKNQRTVFVGNLPVGCTKKTLLGIFRADGAIESIRFRSMVREDPAMSRRVAAIKRQAHPSVQRINAYVVFKEPQGVAKALQRNGMEMENDFIIRVDRVGSKAAQNHDHKRSVFVGNLNFELKESALRRHFEECGAVEAVRLVRDHKTGLGKGFGYVLFESCDSVQLALKLEGSKLEGRSIRIKRSTMKEAGSATGGGRRPGATAARDRGQKGKGQHFKGEMACPNQKSKKVRKGRKKPVK, encoded by the exons ATGAAGAAGAAAGTTGCTCAGAG CGTGGAAGCTTCCTCCGACTACCAAGTGGGCGTGGTGTCGGGAAGTTTGTCGCAGAAGAACCGCGCGGCTGCCGGCTCGCTTTCAGCTCTGTTCTGCACGGCCGCGCCGCCGCCAAGCGTCCTGTTCAAGGCCGCTCCGCAG CTTCCACAGCTCAGCGAGCAGCCGGAGGTTCCCGAGGTCAAAGGTGAAGCTGGCGAGACGCCAAAAGGGAAGAAAAGGCCCAAAATGGAAGCTGAGCAAAAGAAGCTGCACAACAG GGAGGCGGGCCTGCAGAACGCCGACGAGGACGAGCGAGCGCCGGCCAATCGGAAGAAACGTGGTGCCGGGGAGGCGGGGCTGGAGAAGGGGGCGGAGCATTGGGTGCTGAAGCGCCAGCGGCGGCGGCAGGAAAAACAGGAAGAACAGAGCAAAAACCAGAGGACGGTCTTCGTGGGGAATCTGCCCGTCGGCTGCACCAAGAAG ACGCTGCTCGGCATTTTCAGGGCCGACGGCGCCATCGAGTCGATCCGCTTCCGCTCCATG GTGCGAGAGGATCCGGCCATGTCGCGCAGAGTCGCCGCCATCAA GCGTCAAGCTCACCCGTCGGTGCAGCGCATCAACGCCTACGTGGTCTTCAAGGAGCCGCAAGGGGTCGCCAAAGCGCTGCAGAG GAATGGCATGGAGATGGAGAACGATTTCATCATCCGCGTGGACCGAGTGGGCTCTAAGGCGGCGCAAAAC CACGACCACAAGCGTTCCGTCTTTGTGGGGAACCTCAACTTCG AGCTGAAAGAGTCGGCGCTGCGACGACACTTTGAGGAATGTGGCGCCGTGGAGGCCGTCCGACTGGTGCGCGACCACAAGACGGGATTGGGCAAAGGATTCGGTTACGTCCTTTTTGAG AGTTGCGACTCGGTGCAACTGGCGCTGAAGCTGGAAGGCTCCAAGCTGGAGGGTCGCTCCATCAGGATCAAGCGCTCCACCATGAAGGAAGCCGGGAGCGCCACCGGGGGGGGCCGCCGGCCCGGCGCGACCGCGGCCAGGGACCGGGGCCAAAAGGGCAAAGGTCAGCACTTCAAGGGCGAGATGGCCTGCCCCAATCAAAAAAGCAAGAAGGTCAGGAAGGGCAGAAAAAAGCCAGTCAAGTAA
- the tbce gene encoding tubulin-specific chaperone E isoform X2, with protein sequence MAADQTEAVTPEDALGRRVACSEHRATVRFVGAVPPTAGVWLGVEWDEPARGKHDGLHQGVRYFTCRHPTGGSFVRPSKASFGTDFLSAVRREYEAADEDEEISISGRTLEWADVRERSLESLPSVLLRNCQVNGPGEDGQILTSTPNVRWLDLSGSLLCCWEDVVAIARQLEHLEALQLSFNRLRLPSDPAAQRQAFCNLKVLTLIGCELTWTQILQCAPMWPRLEELIVEDNDITQVHRPEGVLQELKCLNVSKNRLDQDSLLNLAALPRLEHLIMTETGLSNIHFPDTVPGAETSMFASLEKLNLSQNNISEWGVIDELSKLASLRHLWCRGNPLASSDRNPRTANQMLIAKLPHLRVLNGSDVHPQERKGAECDYLKMFGEEWLQARGRSQLSQEFANRHPRYSSLIHNFC encoded by the exons ATGGCCGCAGATCAGACGGAAGCGGTGACTCCGGAGGACGCCCTGGGTCGGCGGGTGGCGTGCAGCGAGCACCGGGCCACGGTCCGCTTCGTGGGCGCCGTGCCGCCCACTGCAG gtgtGTGGCTGGGCGTGGAGTGGGACGAGCCCGCGCGAGGGAAACACGACGGCCTCCACCAAGGCGTGCGCTACTTCACATGCAG GCACCCGACGGGAGGTTCCTTCGTGCGTCCGTCCAAGGCGAGCTTCGGCACGGACTTCCTGTCGGCGGTGCGGCGCGAGTACGAGGCGgcggacgaggacgaggagatCAGCATCTCGGGCAGGACGCTGGAGTGGGCCGACGTCCGCGAGCGCAG TCTGGAAAGTCTCCCGAGCGTCCTCCTCCGCAACTGCCAGGTCAACGGGCCGGGAGAAGATGGGCAGATCCTCACAAGCACACCCA ACGTGCGCTGGTTGGACCTGAGCGGCTCCCTGCTGTGCTGCTGGGAGGATGTGGTCGCCATCGCTCGGCAGTTGGAACATTTGGAGGCCCTTCAGCTCAG CTTCAACAGACTTCGTTTGCCGTCTGACCCCGCGGCCCAGCGCCAGGCCTTCTGCAACCTCAAAGTTCTCACGCTGATTGGCTGCGAGCTGACGTGGACGCAG ATCCTGCAGTGCGCCCCCATGTGGCCGAGGTTGGAGGAGCTCATCGTGGAGGATAACGACATCACACAAGTGCACAG ACCTGAGGGCGTCCTGCAGGAGCTGAAGTGTCTCAACGTGTCCAAAAACCGTCTGGACCAGGACAGCCTGCTCAACCTGGCCGCTCTGCCAAG gcTGGAGCATTTAATCATGACTGAGACGGGGTTGTCCAACATTCACTTCCCCGACACGGTGCCAG GAGCGGAGACGTCCATGTTTGCGTCACTGGAGAAGCTCAACCTGAGCCAGAACAACATCTCCGAG TGGGGCGTGATTGACGAGCTGTCCAAGTTGGCGTCGTTGCGTCACCTGTGGTGTCGGGGGAACCCGTTGGCCAGCAGCGACCGCAACCCCAGGACGGCCAATCAGATGCTCATCGCCAAGCTGCCGCACCTCCGTGTCCTCAACGGATCCGAC GTACACCCTCAGGAGAGGAAGGGGGCGGAGTGCGACTACCTGAAGATGTTTGGAGAGGAATGGCTGCAGGCCAGGGGGCGGAGTCAGCTGAGCCAGGAGTTTGCCAATCGGCATCCACGTTACAGCAGCCTCATTCACA ACTTTTGCTGA
- the tbce gene encoding tubulin-specific chaperone E isoform X1, with translation MAADQTEAVTPEDALGRRVACSEHRATVRFVGAVPPTAGVWLGVEWDEPARGKHDGLHQGVRYFTCRHPTGGSFVRPSKASFGTDFLSAVRREYEAADEDEEISISGRTLEWADVRERSLESLPSVLLRNCQVNGPGEDGQILTSTPNVRWLDLSGSLLCCWEDVVAIARQLEHLEALQLSFNRLRLPSDPAAQRQAFCNLKVLTLIGCELTWTQILQCAPMWPRLEELIVEDNDITQVHRPEGVLQELKCLNVSKNRLDQDSLLNLAALPRLEHLIMTETGLSNIHFPDTVPGAETSMFASLEKLNLSQNNISEWGVIDELSKLASLRHLWCRGNPLASSDRNPRTANQMLIAKLPHLRVLNGSDVHPQERKGAECDYLKMFGEEWLQARGRSQLSQEFANRHPRYSSLIHKYGAPEEGELTKRQPFALKNQLLKITFVFVDDVARTPVEKKLPATMEVQKVKGLLSRLLKVPAADLKLSYTSAKVVGPEYHMDSDLKTLLFYAVEDGDTVLVRRS, from the exons ATGGCCGCAGATCAGACGGAAGCGGTGACTCCGGAGGACGCCCTGGGTCGGCGGGTGGCGTGCAGCGAGCACCGGGCCACGGTCCGCTTCGTGGGCGCCGTGCCGCCCACTGCAG gtgtGTGGCTGGGCGTGGAGTGGGACGAGCCCGCGCGAGGGAAACACGACGGCCTCCACCAAGGCGTGCGCTACTTCACATGCAG GCACCCGACGGGAGGTTCCTTCGTGCGTCCGTCCAAGGCGAGCTTCGGCACGGACTTCCTGTCGGCGGTGCGGCGCGAGTACGAGGCGgcggacgaggacgaggagatCAGCATCTCGGGCAGGACGCTGGAGTGGGCCGACGTCCGCGAGCGCAG TCTGGAAAGTCTCCCGAGCGTCCTCCTCCGCAACTGCCAGGTCAACGGGCCGGGAGAAGATGGGCAGATCCTCACAAGCACACCCA ACGTGCGCTGGTTGGACCTGAGCGGCTCCCTGCTGTGCTGCTGGGAGGATGTGGTCGCCATCGCTCGGCAGTTGGAACATTTGGAGGCCCTTCAGCTCAG CTTCAACAGACTTCGTTTGCCGTCTGACCCCGCGGCCCAGCGCCAGGCCTTCTGCAACCTCAAAGTTCTCACGCTGATTGGCTGCGAGCTGACGTGGACGCAG ATCCTGCAGTGCGCCCCCATGTGGCCGAGGTTGGAGGAGCTCATCGTGGAGGATAACGACATCACACAAGTGCACAG ACCTGAGGGCGTCCTGCAGGAGCTGAAGTGTCTCAACGTGTCCAAAAACCGTCTGGACCAGGACAGCCTGCTCAACCTGGCCGCTCTGCCAAG gcTGGAGCATTTAATCATGACTGAGACGGGGTTGTCCAACATTCACTTCCCCGACACGGTGCCAG GAGCGGAGACGTCCATGTTTGCGTCACTGGAGAAGCTCAACCTGAGCCAGAACAACATCTCCGAG TGGGGCGTGATTGACGAGCTGTCCAAGTTGGCGTCGTTGCGTCACCTGTGGTGTCGGGGGAACCCGTTGGCCAGCAGCGACCGCAACCCCAGGACGGCCAATCAGATGCTCATCGCCAAGCTGCCGCACCTCCGTGTCCTCAACGGATCCGAC GTACACCCTCAGGAGAGGAAGGGGGCGGAGTGCGACTACCTGAAGATGTTTGGAGAGGAATGGCTGCAGGCCAGGGGGCGGAGTCAGCTGAGCCAGGAGTTTGCCAATCGGCATCCACGTTACAGCAGCCTCATTCACA AGTACGGCGCTCCCGAAGAAGGCGAGCTGACCAAGCGGCAACCGTTTGCTCTGAAGAATCAGCTGTTAA AGATCACCTTTGTGTTTGTGGACGACGTGGCGAGGACGCCGGTGGAGAAGAAACTTCCAG CCACCATGGAGGTCCAGAAGGTCAAAGGGCTCCTGTCTAGACTCTTGAAGGTTCCCGCAGCCGACCTGAAGCTCAGCTACACCAGCGCTAAG gtCGTGGGTCCCGAGTACCACATGGACAGCGACCTGAAGACGTTGCTCTTTTATGCCGTGGAGGACGGCGACACGGTGCTCGTACGGCGCTCGTAA
- the pgap4 gene encoding post-GPI attachment to proteins factor 4, whose amino-acid sequence MPPRLHVRWSRGATQALAVFALTFCVVLPAFCHRLLHSYYFLRWAEQDDVWQDALSQSLRSGQDALRFWQGAAPDPAAAAEPARHPELLVTVVTVRRRKALRYHYLLQVMRQLSALLAGCGERPCAQVLLCDVEGGPEVHEDAKLLERHFHVLRRPAGHRREPVNTFEQEKRDYVFCLRRAFQLAQPQNMVVLEDDALPRPDFFRVLKELLSRRFAARSLYVKLYHPERLQRYWNPEPYRILEWVGLGLLGATLLLRLLSWRMSAAHLVLLAVYVMAAAELLGRHYLLELRRLSPQLYAVSPATECCTPAMLYPGNASLRVASYLDGAACFKGNAKDTVLYRLVRNIPGERSHSVEPNLVTHIGFFSSIRQNSF is encoded by the exons ATGCCGCCTCGCCTCCACGTGCGCTGGTCCCGGGGCGCCACGCAGGCGCTGGCGGTGTTTGCGCTGACGTTCTGCGTGGTGTTGCCGGCGTTCTGCCACCGCCTGCTGCACTCCTACTACTTCCTGCGCTGGGCCGAGCAGGACGACGTGTGGCAGGACGCCTTGAGCCAGAGTCTGCGTTCCGGGCAGGACGCCCTGCGATTCTGGCAGGGCGCCGCCCCCGACCCCGCCGCTGCCGCCGAGCCCGCCCGGCATCCCGAGCTGCTGGTTACCGTGGTGACCGTGCGGCGGCGCAAGGCTCTCCGTTATCACTACCTTCTGCAGGTGATGCGCCAGCTGAGCGCCCTCCTGGCCGGCTGCGGGGAGCGGCCCTGCGCTCAG GTGCTGCTGTGCGACGTGGAAGGCGGGCCGGAAGTCCACGAAGACGCCAAACTGCTGGAACGCCACTTCCACGTGCTGCGCCGGCCGGCGGGCCACCGCCGCGAGCCCGTCAACACCTTTGAGCAGGAGAAGCGGGACTACGTGTTCTGCCTGCGCCGCGCCTTCCAGCTGGCGCAGCCCCAAAACATGGTGGTCTTGGAGGACGACGCCCTCCCCCGACCCGACTTCTTCCGGGTGCTGAAGGAGCTCCTGAGCCGGCGCTTCGCCGCGCGTTCGCTCTACGTCAAGCTGTACCACCCGGAGCGGCTGCAGCGCTACTGGAACCCGGAGCCCTACCGCATCCTGGAGTGGGTGGGGCTGGGCCTGCTGGGTGCCACCCTGCTGCTGCGGCTGCTGTCCTGGCGCATGTCGGCCGCTCACCTGGTGCTGCTGGCCGTGTACGTGATGGCGGCGGCCGAGCTGTTGGGTCGCCACTACCTGCTGGAGCTGCGCCGCCTGTCGCCGCAGCTGTACGCCGTCTCGCCCGCCACCGAGTGCTGCACGCCCGCCATGTTGTACCCGGGAAACGCCTCCCTGAGGGTGGCGTCCTACCTGGACGGCGCCGCCTGCTTCAAGGGCAACGCCAAGGACACGGTTCTGTACCGCCTGGTCCGCAACATTCCCGGGGAACGCTCGCACAGCGTGGAACCCAACCTGGTCACGCACATCGGCTTCTTCTCCTCCATCAGGCAAAACTCGTTTTGA
- the rbm34 gene encoding RNA-binding protein 34 isoform X1: MEGLFYMTYSAPLGSGVEASSDYQVGVVSGSLSQKNRAAAGSLSALFCTAAPPPSVLFKAAPQLPQLSEQPEVPEVKGEAGETPKGKKRPKMEAEQKKLHNREAGLQNADEDERAPANRKKRGAGEAGLEKGAEHWVLKRQRRRQEKQEEQSKNQRTVFVGNLPVGCTKKTLLGIFRADGAIESIRFRSMVREDPAMSRRVAAIKRQAHPSVQRINAYVVFKEPQGVAKALQRNGMEMENDFIIRVDRVGSKAAQNHDHKRSVFVGNLNFELKESALRRHFEECGAVEAVRLVRDHKTGLGKGFGYVLFESCDSVQLALKLEGSKLEGRSIRIKRSTMKEAGSATGGGRRPGATAARDRGQKGKGQHFKGEMACPNQKSKKVRKGRKKPVK; the protein is encoded by the exons ATGGAGGGACTTTTTTACATGACGTACTCAGCTCCCCTTGGCTCCGG CGTGGAAGCTTCCTCCGACTACCAAGTGGGCGTGGTGTCGGGAAGTTTGTCGCAGAAGAACCGCGCGGCTGCCGGCTCGCTTTCAGCTCTGTTCTGCACGGCCGCGCCGCCGCCAAGCGTCCTGTTCAAGGCCGCTCCGCAG CTTCCACAGCTCAGCGAGCAGCCGGAGGTTCCCGAGGTCAAAGGTGAAGCTGGCGAGACGCCAAAAGGGAAGAAAAGGCCCAAAATGGAAGCTGAGCAAAAGAAGCTGCACAACAG GGAGGCGGGCCTGCAGAACGCCGACGAGGACGAGCGAGCGCCGGCCAATCGGAAGAAACGTGGTGCCGGGGAGGCGGGGCTGGAGAAGGGGGCGGAGCATTGGGTGCTGAAGCGCCAGCGGCGGCGGCAGGAAAAACAGGAAGAACAGAGCAAAAACCAGAGGACGGTCTTCGTGGGGAATCTGCCCGTCGGCTGCACCAAGAAG ACGCTGCTCGGCATTTTCAGGGCCGACGGCGCCATCGAGTCGATCCGCTTCCGCTCCATG GTGCGAGAGGATCCGGCCATGTCGCGCAGAGTCGCCGCCATCAA GCGTCAAGCTCACCCGTCGGTGCAGCGCATCAACGCCTACGTGGTCTTCAAGGAGCCGCAAGGGGTCGCCAAAGCGCTGCAGAG GAATGGCATGGAGATGGAGAACGATTTCATCATCCGCGTGGACCGAGTGGGCTCTAAGGCGGCGCAAAAC CACGACCACAAGCGTTCCGTCTTTGTGGGGAACCTCAACTTCG AGCTGAAAGAGTCGGCGCTGCGACGACACTTTGAGGAATGTGGCGCCGTGGAGGCCGTCCGACTGGTGCGCGACCACAAGACGGGATTGGGCAAAGGATTCGGTTACGTCCTTTTTGAG AGTTGCGACTCGGTGCAACTGGCGCTGAAGCTGGAAGGCTCCAAGCTGGAGGGTCGCTCCATCAGGATCAAGCGCTCCACCATGAAGGAAGCCGGGAGCGCCACCGGGGGGGGCCGCCGGCCCGGCGCGACCGCGGCCAGGGACCGGGGCCAAAAGGGCAAAGGTCAGCACTTCAAGGGCGAGATGGCCTGCCCCAATCAAAAAAGCAAGAAGGTCAGGAAGGGCAGAAAAAAGCCAGTCAAGTAA